The Mucilaginibacter terrae region CGCCAGTACTCGTTTGGACTAACTATATGGCCGGCCTGGTTTATACCAAACACATGCTTTTCAAAATTATACAGCTCGGCTAAGTGTACCCGGCTGTAATTGTAATTCGGAAAAGCCTTCATGTAATCGAATATTATCCAATACACAATGAAGATCGAAAAGCCCAGCACAAATTTGCGGGTAATGCCCGAGGCATAAAACAAACTGTAAAACAGGCAAATAAGTACGATCTGATCGCCTTTATAGCCAACCAGCAGGTAAGATGCCAGTAAATAGGCAACAGCCGCCAGCGTTACAATCAGGAAGTTTTTGAGGGTAATTGGCGCGCCTTTGGATATGGCAAAACTCATTTTGCCTTCTTCATAAAATCAGAACCAAACACCTTATCCCAAATTGGTGAGCTTACGCCGTAACCTTTGCTGGGGTCCTGGTAATGGTGCAACATGTGGTGCTGTTTAATGGCTTTCCACATCCCGCCTTTAAAGTTAAAGTGATGTATAGCGTAGTGCGATATATCGTAAATTAAGTAACCTATTAAAAAGCCCGGGAAAAACGAGTAGATATATCCCTCTGGTAAGATCCAGTTAAACAACAGGAATAAGATAGTAGCCATAGGTATACTGGCCGATGGCGGCATTACCAAACGCTTGGCATCGCTTGGGTAATCATGATGCACACCATGAAATATAAAGTGTATACGTAATGCCCACTCGGCCTTAGGCACAAAGTGAAAAACAAAGCGGTGCAAAATGTATTCGGCAAAAGTCCAGAATGCTAAACCGGCTACCATGAGGCCAAAAAAGCCGGCAATGGTAACAGTGGTATGGGTAAATGCCCAATAACATAAAAAGCCTATAATGGGTATAAACACATATAAAGGCACTGTCCAATGTACTTTTGAAAGCGCCTCCATAAAGTCGCTTTTAAACATTCGTACAGATTCACTCGAGTTGGAAACGTAATTCTTTTTCATCACTTATCAAGGTTTAAAACGCTCGGTAACTTCTTTACCGGTTACCGGGTCTGATCCTTTAAATTCTACAAATCGCACATTAGGAACCCAAAAAGAGCCTCCCTCTATTCTAAGGAAAATTCGGTTGACTATGAGCTGGCGTTGTGCAATAGTTGCGAAGATATGATATTTTCCGTCAGCAGCCTTCATCAGGGTGAGCGGAAATTTTTTGTATGACACAAATCTGATGTCAAACTTTCCGTTGCCCAATGCTTTTGAGTTAACTCCGTAGGCAAATTTGCGCTGAATAAAATTCAGATCAGCCTTTTCGCCTTTATCATGATACCTTATCCAGTAAGGATGTACGGGTTCGTCCTCGTCTATCTTACCGTCTTTATCAATGTTCAACTCGTAAACAATAGTATTAGCGTTGGGCGTACGTTGCACATAAAATAATCGCTCTACGTTTGCCGGGAGGGCCGGGTAAGGGTTTCCGGGTAAGGTATGAATGTTTTTAGTAGTATCGGCCGGTATTGTATGTGCCGATGCAGTATTTGCGGTAGCTATTAGTATTAATAAGCCACCTATAGTAAATAGGATATTTTTCATTGTAAGGATGTTTAAGCTTGGTTCTCAGCTTCGTCTAACGCTTTTTTGGCATCCATTAAACGCCTGAAAGCTGTTAAATTGGTTAAAACGGCTAAAACGGTAATAGGAAAGGTAAATATCGACATGGTTTCGAACACGTGATATTTGATACCCGGAACATATAATTTATAATCGCCACCCATATAGGTTGATGCTATGCCGCAAATAAGGGCAAACAAACCAATGGTTACCACACGCTCAGGGCGCTGCATTAAACCACCTTTTATTTCAACACCCAAACCTTCGGCACGGGCGCGTACATAACTTACCATCATAGAACCAATGAGGGCAATAAAAGCAAATATAGAGCTCAGGAAGTAGTGATTGGCCACCAGGTAATAGCAAATACCCAGAAACATGATCAGCTCACTGTAACGGTCTAAAACCGAATCGAACAAGGCACCGAATACCGATTTCATGTTACCCAGGCGGGCTACCTGCCCGTCTAACATATCAAACAAACCGGCAAACAAAATAAGTGCGCCGGCCCATCCCACTTCGTTCAAGTTATCGCGTGTACCTTCTTCGGCACCCCAAATAAATACGGCTGCAACACCAATATTTAAAATAAAACCTATGAGTGTTACCGCATTTGGCGTAAGCCCTACTTTAATTAACACCTTTACAAAAGGGTCGATTACGCGGTAGATGCCCAGCTGAAGGTTGTTACGCAGTGATGTTTGTTGTGCCATTGTATATACCGGAAAAACCGGTGCTAAATTAATTAAAAAATAAATTGTATGCGCGTCCTGATACCCCAGGTAGCAATGTTGGCATGGTCGAGGTAGTTGAAACGCTTAACCAGGTCCACCCTTAAAACCTTAAAAATATTCTCAATACCCACGCTGCCTTCTACATATGGTTTGCTGCCCAATGCATAGGTAATAGGATCGCCATTACCCTCTTTCGGGAACTCAAACAACTGCGGATTCAATGCCGGGTTATTCTCGGTACGCACGCCTCCCCATAATGATTTAAACGAGGCAACCTCGCGCCATTTAAGTTTTTTTAACAGGGGTACGCGGTTAAATATTAATCCCTTAAAATGCTGATCAATGTTGATGCTGGCGTAGTGGTCGCTCACAAACTCTAAAAAGTTCATCAGGTTGTAAGAGATCGGATCGTAAGCAAAAGTTTGATTGGCGCGGTGTATGGTTAACAGCGGGTAGGGTACCTGCCCAAAGGTGTTTCCACCCTCAACCCAAACATCGGCCTCACCCAGTTTTTTCAGGAAAAAGTGTTTGTAAATATTAAGCGACACATCGTTATAGTTGTATTGCCCCTGCAAAACATCTTTAAAGCCCTTGCTGTAATTCAAAGTAATTACCGGGTATTTGTTGATGAATGCCTTGCGGTAAACCTTGCCCTGGTAAAACTCTTCGTGCGGGGCATAGCGCAGGGTAAGTGTGGCTTCGGATGTGGTTAAATCATGCACCCGGTTCGATTGGCCATTGATCGTGTTATCAAAGTATAATGAACCTGCTGCCTCCTGGGTGAGTTTGCGTAAGCCCACACCAATAGAGAAGTGGTTGTTAAACTCCTTGAGGTAATCGATGCGGTAATTATCGTTATAGAGGTACTTGTCGTTATTACCACGTTTAAATGATAACAGGAAGTTGTCTTCACGCAGGAATAGTAACTCTTGTCCCGGTATGCGGGTATCGCGCTGAAAACTTACCTTAACATAGTGCTGCGGAAAACGGAAGATGGAACTGTTATTAAGCGAGAAGGTTCCGGCTAAAAAGTATTTCCAGCGTTCATCCTTAAAGCCGTAAGCGGTATAACCTTCGAGCAGTACTCTTTTACTGAACTCTACATTGGTGCGGCCACCCACGCGCAACCTGAAACCCTCTACCGGATTAAAGCTGTAAAAGGCATTGGCCGGACCTAAATCAAACGGTCCAAATTGCTTATAACCAAATAAAAATAATGATGCAATATCAACCGTACGGCGGAAAGATTTCATTCGACCCAAGCTATCAATATTGGCATATACCTTTGATTGCGGACCTGTAAGCGTGTCTTGCCTTTGCTGCGCCCAAAATTCATCACTGCGGTGCTTTACCTCGTCTGATGTAATTTCTTGCGTACCCATATAAGTGGTATCGGGACGGGGCACATTAGTGACGTAGTTGTTAAATGTGGCCAGCCGCTGCCCAAATAAACCTCCTTTTTTGTTTTTCGACATGCCAAAATCGGCCATGGTATTGCTGCGGCTCAGGTAGTAACGGCCATCGGTATTACGGGCAAAGTTAAGGCTTACACTCATGGCCTTAACCCAATTAAGGTTAATGTTACGGTTGATGGTTAGGTCGGCCTTTTGCACGGCATAGTTGCCGTCAAGCGTAATGTATATACTGCCTTCAAACAACTGGTCGTTGGTGTTGCGGGGAGTAAAGCTTAGCTCAACTACTTTAATACCGTCAACCACGGTGGTATCGCTAATAAAAAACTTGTAGCTCGATGGAGCAGCATCCGAGATAGGGCTCAAAAACTCGTTAGTAACCAGTACCGTGCTGTTGGCATATATATCAACGTTTTGGTACAAGTGCTTAAAGTAAACGCCAATGCCCTCACTGTCTAAAAAACTGCCAAAGTTTACGCCTTTTTCTCCAAGTACT contains the following coding sequences:
- a CDS encoding sterol desaturase family protein, yielding MKKNYVSNSSESVRMFKSDFMEALSKVHWTVPLYVFIPIIGFLCYWAFTHTTVTIAGFFGLMVAGLAFWTFAEYILHRFVFHFVPKAEWALRIHFIFHGVHHDYPSDAKRLVMPPSASIPMATILFLLFNWILPEGYIYSFFPGFLIGYLIYDISHYAIHHFNFKGGMWKAIKQHHMLHHYQDPSKGYGVSSPIWDKVFGSDFMKKAK
- a CDS encoding DUF4833 domain-containing protein translates to MKNILFTIGGLLILIATANTASAHTIPADTTKNIHTLPGNPYPALPANVERLFYVQRTPNANTIVYELNIDKDGKIDEDEPVHPYWIRYHDKGEKADLNFIQRKFAYGVNSKALGNGKFDIRFVSYKKFPLTLMKAADGKYHIFATIAQRQLIVNRIFLRIEGGSFWVPNVRFVEFKGSDPVTGKEVTERFKP
- a CDS encoding CDP-alcohol phosphatidyltransferase family protein, which gives rise to MAQQTSLRNNLQLGIYRVIDPFVKVLIKVGLTPNAVTLIGFILNIGVAAVFIWGAEEGTRDNLNEVGWAGALILFAGLFDMLDGQVARLGNMKSVFGALFDSVLDRYSELIMFLGICYYLVANHYFLSSIFAFIALIGSMMVSYVRARAEGLGVEIKGGLMQRPERVVTIGLFALICGIASTYMGGDYKLYVPGIKYHVFETMSIFTFPITVLAVLTNLTAFRRLMDAKKALDEAENQA
- a CDS encoding DUF5686 and carboxypeptidase-like regulatory domain-containing protein, which translates into the protein MALAQSTVINGTVTDATTRQPLSYVTVTFQGSTTGVNTDDKGRYTLTTPNQSYTILQVSFVGYKTSVFTITPGKQQTINVKLQSDNQQLDAVLIKRGKKKRYTNNDNPAVELIRKVIANKEKNRPEAYNYVEYKGYERLNFSFINVAENFSDKKFFRKYKFLLDNRDTTTVPGKNLLPVYINEKVYQYYYSKNPERKKTKVLGEKGVNFGSFLDSEGIGVYFKHLYQNVDIYANSTVLVTNEFLSPISDAAPSSYKFFISDTTVVDGIKVVELSFTPRNTNDQLFEGSIYITLDGNYAVQKADLTINRNINLNWVKAMSVSLNFARNTDGRYYLSRSNTMADFGMSKNKKGGLFGQRLATFNNYVTNVPRPDTTYMGTQEITSDEVKHRSDEFWAQQRQDTLTGPQSKVYANIDSLGRMKSFRRTVDIASLFLFGYKQFGPFDLGPANAFYSFNPVEGFRLRVGGRTNVEFSKRVLLEGYTAYGFKDERWKYFLAGTFSLNNSSIFRFPQHYVKVSFQRDTRIPGQELLFLREDNFLLSFKRGNNDKYLYNDNYRIDYLKEFNNHFSIGVGLRKLTQEAAGSLYFDNTINGQSNRVHDLTTSEATLTLRYAPHEEFYQGKVYRKAFINKYPVITLNYSKGFKDVLQGQYNYNDVSLNIYKHFFLKKLGEADVWVEGGNTFGQVPYPLLTIHRANQTFAYDPISYNLMNFLEFVSDHYASINIDQHFKGLIFNRVPLLKKLKWREVASFKSLWGGVRTENNPALNPQLFEFPKEGNGDPITYALGSKPYVEGSVGIENIFKVLRVDLVKRFNYLDHANIATWGIRTRIQFIF